TAACCAAATATTTTTGGGTTGCGATCTCTAGTGCAAAATAACGCGGTCAAGTGTGTGCAGTGCATTTTGAGTATGAGATGCATTAACTAAAACAACAGACAAGatgaatatatataccatatatgaTTGGGTAtgtaaaatgttaataatttatggctcaataaaaaaaaatatatatatatttgatatagtAATGCGACAGCACTAAACGTTATAggatttcaaaatatttattatatatacatatattatattacaaaaaaaacatttgaaattacCTAAATGTTTTAagaaatatgaatatatacatGGGGcatatgcttaaatataatttaattactcaGACGCAGCATTTGTGACATGAATTGGGgagtattaattttaattttaattatatacatttaaaaccCTATTTTGATCTGGTATCGtgttagttaataataattattattattgttttatataaccttttttttaataattactttTTGAAATTcctaaatatttactttagaaatttgttgaattaaacaacaatcatcatttaaacatatataaatgtagtgtttcaaaattagtttaaattacaaatattcgtactttttgtttacttttcaaAACTTCTTTATCTGCACGTGTTTGGAGCAGAAAACAAAATCCAACAGCGCCTTTGACCTTTGGTGCGGCTCGCCTAGGCAGCCGTcgtataaatcaaataaacataCGGAGTTGAGCGCTTTATCAACACAGGGCCATCAACATAAACAGGGCACATGTTGATGGGGCGCGTTGCCAACATGTTGCCCACATGGGAGCCACACAACTTACGTTCCacattgttgtttataaatacgAAATTGGAGCGCATTCGGTGCACGGAACCGCTTGGAACCgttgcaaaatttgttttcacgtttattattatttttttattttcacttgcGCTCGCGCTTCgtcgctctctttctcactctcactctctttagCTTGTGGCGTACGCTTCTCAGTgcgtttttcttttgatttctTTGGATTGACTGCTGATTTGAATCGCCTTCGCCGGCGGTTCTGCTGAGCgcggcattttatttataacagaACTCGCACTGCAGGCGGTCGTCACTTTGCGCTGTAAAAAAtccacataataataaaaaaaaaatataaaatatcgCGCgtctacgtgtgtgtgtatttgttagtgtgtgtgtgtgtgtgtgtagagttGTAAAAAGAATAATGAACAAATTGACAGCAGCGTGCAATTGGCTTGTGTGTAAATAGGCGATCAAGGCGACCTTAACCATGAGTGAAGCTAATGTGAGTTAAAAGCTAATTCAATCCATTAATGTCTGCtatagcttaagcaaattaagcaaacatatGCGTGTCTATATAGCTGAAAATCTAAACCCACTAATGGCCACATGTCTTTGACTTATGTCAATATAAAAGAGGAGCGGCCATAATGCTTCACGCCCACAGAATCTATGTCAAAGGACTCTCTCTGCATATGAGAGGGAAATTCGGGCGTAGAAAACTTGCAATTTCCAcaagacacgcacacactttgGTCGCTTCGTAACCATGACAATGCTTGAATAGTTTTATCCTGTTATGTTCCAGTTTCTTGACAAGTTCAAGGACGTTGCAACGGCCGCTGTGACATTATgaactaaacaaattaattcacaATGAATTGCCAcacggcgtatacgcaatgcctGAGCTAATCATCTAATTGAATCTACAGCTCAAGTGTGGGCAGGCTTTCAATTAGATGCCTGCCATAGACGTCTATGTAAATGCAACATCTGCAACTCTAACAACTGACAGTTTgcttattacaaaatttaaaaacttatttttacgAAAACACCGCAACGTTTctaattataaagaaaaaaagggCAACTTGATGCTGCCGTGTGCTGCCCACCACCAGCACAGCTGCAATCCATCAAATAGCGCCTGAGTCAGCCAAACAGCAGATGCTAATGCCAGCACCCAGCACACTCCACCCACCCCCACTCTCTTGTTCGATCTATGGCACTATGCGCTAATAATCACTTGAGCTGCTCGGCATTTTGTGTCAGTTGCGGGtcaattagctgcagctctaTTCCAGCGTATCAATGCTCTTCGACTGATCGCGCGCGCCACTCCCCTCATCCGTTCGTCCCTCCTCTGCTTGGGTTGATGTTGTTGCAGCTGAGCCCAACAAATCTGTGGCAAGGCGTGTGTATGTCAGACAGTGCTTAACCCCATAATCCTGACAATTGCTTGTCGTTGACTTTGCTCAAAATGAGGTGACATCATTACGAAAATTTCATGTATTTATGGCGGCAGACGTGCGCCTCAATCGCAGCGCTGCCAAGTGGgccaaatgacaacaacaacaacaacaacatctttGAACAATGCACCCATGTACAtagatatttgtttataagcacATGCGTGCCATAAACAGACTCGACTGATGATCAAGTTTGCCGAAactaaaaaacgaaaaataaatatttttgctagaAAACTGCAATTgagtttgtattttatattattaaacaaagtAAATTCCGACTAAATAAGTTATATTCACctgtaattgttaaatttattggaATAGGAACATCTAGTCACTTCAACAGTTACCGGACACCATACAAaacattggtgaaattaaTATGCGTATATCAAAGGCGCTAAACAATTCACATCGTCACCATTACCAATTAACAGTTATTTCATAAACATCCTGCTTCGTTTCTTTATTCTAAAATTTAACCTGGATATAAGATTTTTACGTACTTAGTACGTgttattcaatattatttttattcttcaccaacaaactcaacaattgctaccaaaagaaaaaaaaattgagatGCTATAagttttgataaatatttattttaattctacAAGTTCATgtacattaataaattattttagcatattACTTATAAAGAGCGAAAACAAAATGTCTTTACAATTATTAGAAAgtgtttaaaatgttttaattaaaaaaaaatcactaACTTGTTGAATATTTGGAATTTAACTACTTAAAATacgcatttttgttttatttttctcaacatatttatgcttttattattcTAGATCACATCATTGCTGCGTCCGCGCAGTGGTAGTGTCTGTTATAAGGCTATAGAGACGCCTGAGGACGTTGctgcagcatcaacagcaacagcagcagcaacaacaacagcaacagttgctgctgttaagccACACGTAACAGTAAAGAGCAAGAGTCGAACTTGTGGCGAGGCACAACATGTGCATGTCGATCTTATACCAACATTAAACTTTAACttccaagcaacagcaacaacaacaacaacaaatagtaaGGCAGCAACATCTACAGACGACGCTGAGTTagcgcaacatgttgctaagaCAGCGTCAGCAACATGCGCTGTTAATGAAGACGATGCGGATGCTGATAACAGTTCCATACGGACATATATAGTGTCAAGCAGCTTTACAACATCGAGCAGCACACCCTACGCCGTGAGCTCCACAGACACTGCGGAGCTATTGCGTCAACAGAATAATCTCAGTTTGACTGAGGACGAGCAGACGATTTCATCGTTTAGCATAGAGCAGCCCACCAGTTCCATGACCATTGACATGGCtgagccacagcaacaaaccgcaacaacaaccacaagaaGTGAggtgaccagcagcagcgatgtgCTGGGCAGAGGAGCTaccaacaacacaacaacaacaacgacgacaacaactagcagcagcatagAAGAGGAAATTGAGGAGGCATTGGAGCTGAGTGAGGGCGTGGAGGAGCAGCTGCGCTCCAATTTAGACAGCACAACAGATGCCAAATCCTCACAAGCGCCAAGGGAACAAAGTGCCAAAGCCGACAGCAGCGAGGATGCTGCACAGTTTCGCATCGATGATGCAGAACTCTCGGGCGGACAGCTGGCGCAACATTTTCTAGTCGCCGACGACAGTGACGAAGAGGATGAGCAGGAAGATGAACAGCAAACATTATCAgaggacgatgatgatgacgacgacgactttGATATAAGTTTGCCTTTGGAGGGAGCCAAGCCTGTGCACTCGCGGCACGAGGAGAGCGAGGAGCAGCCGCAAGGCGAGGAAAGTCTAAGCAACCAAAGCACCACCGATGATGTCTCTGACTTTGTGGATGAGCCGCAGCTGGTGTCCAGCTCGGCGCAACTGGAGCAGGATCACTCGCTGGAGGAAATAGTAGCCACCAATGAGTCTATAGAGTTAAGCTATGAGCCAGAGGAGCACACAATAAGCAGCACGCAGCAAGCCGAGCAGCTGACAGACCTGGATGCCGTTGCCACGCCCCTAACGGGCAGCCTGCAGCCTCTgaagctgccacagctgcagcagccgcaactaATGGAAGCCAAGTCGGCCAGAGCATTGGAAacgctgcaactgcagccagAGCGTCTAGAGCTAACCATGCTGGACATTGCAGACGACAGCGAAGAGGAAGAGTGTGCGCTGCAGTTGATGAAGCTGCGTCTGCTGGCTTTGCAGCAGtcgcaatcgcaatcgcagtcgcagctggaGCTGTCTGGCAAGGCTTCACCCACAGAGTCGCCCGCGCCGCAAGTTAATTTAAGTGGCGAACTCAAGCAAATGGAACGCGTGCCCATGAGCGAGTTTAGCAAGGATGTGCTTGAGGACATAACCGAGGAGAGCGAGCGTTTGCTATCGCTTAGCACCAACGCCGAGGAGCAGCAGTCGCTGTCCATTGAGGAGTCCAAGACGCTGCTGGCGGCAGGCAAGTTGGCCAGCAGTTCCAGTGTCATCTCGCTCaacatgctgcagcagctggagacgCAAgtacagcagctgcaacagcaactagagACGAAGGACAACTGCCTGGCCTCACTCAATCTGCAGCTGGAGTCGGCGCGACGCGAAACCAGCACAGGTCCCGGCTCAGCCAGAGACTCCAGCTCGCTGCAGACAAACTCCACGGAATATCGCACGCTCCAAGAGGAATACGGCGCACAGGTGAGTCCATCAAACATctattgcaattgctataaTGACTTGTCGCTCTTTTCTGGCTTACAGACCTTGGACATTTATGTGGAGTTGTCGCGTCGCGATGACATGATTGCCAAGCTAACAGAGTCACTGCAGCAGTCGCTCGGCGTGCGTGAGCAGCTGCAAACAGACGCTGAGCGCCTGGGCGGCGAGTTGCAAGCGATGCGCCGTCAGCTGGCTGAGGCTATGCATAAGATGAAAGGCAGCAGCGACTGGGAGGCGCAGGCGGGCGCGCGTCTGTCTGAGATTTCCATGGACTTGATAAGCGAAAGCGAGGATGAGCTGGCGCCACATCTGCCcaacgatgatgatgagcatgACTTGGGagtgcagccgctgccgcccGAATGGCCGCCAGCGTtcagcaagcaaattgaacAGTTCCAGAAGTGTCTGCTGCCTGGAGAGCTGCGTCCCTTTCTGCTGGTGCAGCGCAAGTTCGATGACTACTTGACACAGCAATTGGCCCAAAGCAAAGCGGAGCATGCAGCCGAGCTAAGCCGCTGgcaaagcgagcagcagcaaagcgaagCCACGCACACCAAGCAGATGGAGGAACTGCGCAAATACTTTGAGCAGCGCTGTGCGGACTTGGAGAAGCAGTACTCGGATGAAATATTCTCGCACAAGTCGCAGCAGCTGGGCGGCGACAGCTCCTCGGAGTGCTCAGAGGCCGAGCAGCTGCCACTGGAGCTGCCCTCCAAGGACTCAACGCCACGCAAGCGCAAACGCGCCGAACTGTTGCTTAGTCCCAGTCATCGTCAGTTGACGCCCAGTGGCGTGGATGCCAGCAAGCAATGCAAGGATGAACTGGAAATCGCTGAGCTCAAGATCTTCTatcaaacacacatacacgagCTGAAGCGTGGCCATGAGGAGCAGCTGCGCAAGCTGACCGAACGCCTGCGCTTCTATGAACGTCGCCAGGTCGAAGACGAAGACTTTGTGGTAAGTTCACGATCGAGTTGCGGCATGCTACACTTTGTGTTACAATCTTACCTGTTGCTAATGTTTACTAACTGTTGCTGACATGTTCTTGCTTGTCTCTCTTTAACCCCCGCCCCGCCAATAAAACGATAACCCACAATGTTACTACCTGGCCACCCAactcaacacacacgcacattaaCACAGTCCACACCCACCAAGCTGCCGCCTACCTGCGCCGAGGCTGCCAcccccgccgccgccgccggcaaTACCtccttaattattattgatgaAGACGAGCTGAATCCGAACAACGAGTCGCAGGTGATTCAACGCATTATTGCCGAATACGAGCGTCGACTGCAGGAGCAACTGGCGTTGGCTCGCCAGGACATTGCCACCGAGTTGGAGCAACAAATCCAGGTAAGCTTTTGTCTCCCCCTTCCCCcgcactcacactcacactaaCTGCATGCTGTGTGATTCACGCCAAACTGCAGCATGAAGCGTTACAAACATTTCCATCTACCTTATAACTGTTTaggatttatttatatatttatttgtgcgcTCGTTTGATCAAAATGTTGTGATTGCTCGCGCAGCGTCAGGCGTGCAATGTTTTTGTCAACTTGccagcaaatagcaaatagtgaacgaaaacaaagcaaaaaacaattcACATTGGTGACGTTTTACCCCTAGAACTTTAAACTGTGCGTGTGGCCGCCTAGAACTTAGAGATCTATGCGGCTTGTGGCTTGGCATACTCTAccttatgatttatttatttatttggctcAGAGAGTTGGGCACGGGCTTGCTCGGGCTTCTTGAGCAGCGGGCAtcatcaaattatatattaacatCGCGCTGATCCGGGtctgtaatatttatttcgacCCTTGAGGGGGCTTTGGAATTAATAAAGTTCGTGCCTGTCCTTAAACTGTGCTATGTTTAGTCTGAAATATTTTCCTAATTTATCAAGTgtgctttaatattatatttaaaaaagaaaataatttttgtatggggaatagaaaaatatgaatattagttacttataattaaaatggaTTAGAAACAACATCCAATCATTTCTTCTAATATTTGTTGAGGCCTTTGTGTAAAGTCCACAGTAAAGTccgatttattattattagagtCATTTTTTCAATGAAATTAAGTTTCTCTTACAGTTAACATAACGGTcgctctaatttattttatttattttaattgagcctagaattaaattctatggtacaattggtatagccagagcaacaaaggcttTCAGGCTgtctaatatatttattaatcataataattatgGGAAATACCCGTTTTCTAAAGCTTTTTTTTGTGACGAGAATTCTAAAAATGATCTCAAATCAATCAAACGAAGTAGATGTagcgtatttaaaatatgtttggtttcattttatgctttggAACAACCTGAATGCAAACAGACTGCACTTTGATATCAGCGAGCTATTTTTAAGGCCAAAGTCAACGATCCCAGCGGTGTGCATTGACTTATGTTGCACTTCATTTAATGTTGCAGCAGTGACATTATGCTGCGACGAGCAAATGTGGCGAGGCGCTGCCTAATTGAGTTCTCCTCGAGATTTATGTGTAATAGGATATGCCGCTCGGCTGAAGCATAGTTCCTGCAATTCCGCTAGACAAGTCAACGGTTAACCAATGCGTAGACTCAGCATAACGTGTGTCCCATTTAGGCTGTCAAAAATAGTCGCAACATATGCACATCTTATGTGtattgtgtgtatgttgcCGCTTTTTGTCTGCTTGCCAATAAAATTTAGCAGACGCGCTGCCTGTCAGTTGACAAAGTTTCCCCCCCAAACATACAGATgtccatatatatttatatatatatcaactCGCAcgcttatttatgtttatcagGCTAGCGCGCCAAATTTGTGGCACATGTTTGTCATTGCATGACATAAACAAAGACAGACCAAAGTCTGTATTGAAGTAtaaacatacacataaattaaagttggacCGCAGCTCATGCGGCCCCCAAAAACGGAAGTGTTAAGGGTAAGGGTAGGCTCACGGCTTAGAATGAATTAACTGCAGTCCAGCAGTTAAATTTAGAAGTGCCAACAAATGAATGCAGCCTCAACTCGATATATACAGACTgacatatttgtaatttgagtGCAATAACAATGCGTAGAGTTGTGCCCTTATGTCCGAAAATTAACGaacataaatttgaattaattttaacgCACGCACAGCAGCGGCATTCGATCAAGCAGTGTCTTATTGCACTGCTTTGCCAACAGAGAATAATTCTAAGAAACCCAGtgataacaatttattacacTGATCAACATTTCAGAGGATCGATTGATAAAACTTAAGTTCAAAATACGTTTTAACTTTATATGTACTGaatgagtttattttataaatatagatgGGTTTGGTGGACATACTGgaagatttatataaaatatatatatttagcttgcATTCAATAATATAAACGTATGGAAAGTATACCACAGAATCCAGCGAAATTGTAGACTAGCCATTTCAGCAATAAATGTTTCGCAAacattaaatacttaaaataattgcagacatgttaaatttatgtttaaacaaaataattattattacttgtggcaaatatgtttaattatttggtttttatttttatttgctttaaataaattgcatttgcataattaattaaattaaataatacttCTAGACTTCTAGCATTTAGTATTTggtataaaatcaaaaataattagatGCTGAGAGGCTGTTAGTTATTAAACTAGCTGCAAAATGTGAGCGCATGTGAATATTGAGCGCAGCGAGTAATGTTTCTTTTCACGTCCTCGCGTCGCTGGGTGCAGTCGGCATCGCTCGCGAGAAGATCTGCGAAGAGCGTTAAATAGACCGCGCTCCGTGACCATCAGCTTAGTTCATTGCGTGATTTCAATGCGTGCGGATGCTGAGCGGAAGAAAGTGAAATATTGTGAATATAAGAAcgtacaataataaatacttatacatatatctacAAAGTgaataatatatgtacatgtgcgTATTTGTGTTGAAGAGGTTTCTAAATgattgaaatttgcattgcaaacaaattgagttgttatgatgaattattattaaatgaaattgtcaTAGAAAATACGTTCATAGatcaacattaatttatatctgtgtgtgtgtgtgtgtgtgcaacgcgccaaattcaaaattaacgGTTTTTATGTTCATGTTGAATATACATAGATGCATGTAAAGGAAATTTTTGGATACCAAAGAACTGCCAAAAAAGTAAGCATcaagtttaacaattttaaaatagaatAAACAAGCGCCATATGCCTGTTTTGGGATTTTATTATGTCTGGGCCTACAAATCTCCAGAGCACTCGAAACACAAACATTtgacaaaaagaaattttgtATAGCGTgaaaaatggaaatggaaatgtcGTTGCCCTTTTTCCCCAAAACCATAAACCGTTTGCGCGCTCATTTCATTCCAAAATGTGTAAAGTTATTTTGGGTGTAAGGCTCAAAATTTTCTGTGGTTTTCGAGTGTTTGCTATTTTGAAGTAAATTTCAGTATTTTTAGAGCGTCATGCGGCGCTGGGGAAAACTTTACGGAATTTTTGAGTTAAAGCGGATGCAGAGCAAGAAGTTTCTAATTAAATGTAGCTGCTAACAATTGCTTGCCCAATTTACTCCAATTACATTATCAACTTGAGTGCAGTAATTAACGACTACAGTCAGCATTTATTAgcgtatttattataaacataaacagtTTATGTAGCAGCTTAATTTTACGTTTATCGCCACTTTGATCTAAGaaagttttgcataatttatgacgTGCAGACTGTGTGGTGGCACAATTTTAGCTTTGAGTGCATGTACGCCACGCATTGCGGCAGCTAAAAATACTTAGTGCAACCACAAATGCAAgctgacaaaaataaatctcTTACTAGcaatcatttcaattttaaacaagCTGCATTAAGACCATCATGAAAATGGGAATTATAGGCAAGCAGCAATGTAAATAGGCGTTGAGAACAGAGCTGCGGAAAATAATAATCGCAAGCATCAAAGATCATGACTCTTTAGCTGACAGATAAGACAGCCAATGACGTGCAAGTCGTAGCGTTCCCTAGAGATGGGCATaggatttaattttaatattgataatAATTAAGAAAAACTGTAAATTGTAATATGGGGTGGAGTCTATTGAAAATTTGATTAGCAGTCGAGCTCAACTTTAGTGTTGGCtttgtaaacaaatgtgtCACTTATGGCAAAAGAAGAGTTAAAATAAGGCTATTCAAAGCTTggttaaaaaacaattaaagagaatttatttatatgagcaacaatttgttgcaagcacaaaCCACAATTGCACTTGCATGCAACATTGagtcttaatttaaaaatacagcCCTTTAGTCAGCGCTGCTATCTGAACATGCAACAAACTCCCTCAACGCCTTGGTGGCACATATATTAAGATTTATGTGCTGCACGCGTCCGCAGACAAAGAATTGCTTTGCAGACGAAATGCATTACCACTGCGGAgtgctgttgttggcagctcgataaacaaataaaacaaaaaagcgaacagcaaaagttcaatataatttgatgcataaatatttggcttGAATGCGgctacaaacaataaatatttagactGAATTGCAGCTTATCAAAGGGTCAAAAGCTGCGGACGCATGTTGCCAACAGATTTCTACAGACATGCCCCaagtgttgtttatttatttgtgttgttgtctTCTTGCAGAGCTTGCTGTCGGAGAGCGCGGCCAACGATCAACATTGGCCCAAGGAGCTGATTTTGCTGCGCGAGAAGTTTACGGCCAAAAGCCAATTGGAAATAACGCAGCTGAATATCAAACATGCTGAAGAGGTAAGTGCGACAAGTAGAGATCAAGTTAAGGCTTTAACTAATAAACTTTCTTTTAGATGTCGCGCCTGAAACTTGAATATGAGAAGCAGCTGAATCGCAAGAACAAGCGGCATTTGACATTTGATGCTTCACGCGACTTGGACAACATCATAAGCGAGCGCGATGGACTGCGTGAGTTGTCCAAAAGCTTTCGCCACGTGCTCTGCCGCTTGGCCAAGTGTGTGGCCAACTGCGAGGATGATTTGAATGCCACCTTGTCGGAGGAGGTGCAGCGCATATTGACGCAGAGTCGCGGCCATGAGAGTGGCGAGGATGTGGAGCATACGCTGAGCAGTTCACTGCTGCAGGTTTCGTTCAACAATACCAAACGCCTGGTGCCCGATGTGCACAGTCTGCTGGAGCTGGTGGAGGATCCGAGCCTGCTGCAGTTCATCGACAGCAAGAGCAATGAAGAGCAGCAAGAGGACTTTGATCTGGGCGACTGCCTGGAGCGTCTCAAGTCCGAGGCAGCGTATTTGCTGCGTCTGTCCGAGGATCTGGCGCCTGAAGTGGATGAGCCAGAGAAGCAGGAGCATGAGCAGTGCTGTGAGGCTGAGGATGGTCTAAAGACTACAGCGGCAAACGGTGTGCTCAAAATACTGCGCACTAATTCACTGAACGATCAGCAGCTGGGCGAGGCGCATCAGCGCAAGAGCAGCCAAGGCGTGCTGCTCAGCAAGCCGCACAGCTCGCTGCCCATTGATCTGCAGCAACATGCGGGCAAGGCAGCCTCCGAGCTAAGCTTCCAGCTGGTGGAGCTTAAGAATCGTCTGGTCAAATCGGAAACTGATCGccagaagctgcagcagcagctcagcaacACCATCGATCGCAATGCGGAGCTGGGGCATGAGCTGCAGACGCTGCGGGATCAACTGTCGCAGCTGAACTCGCTCAATCACACAGACTATGCCGAAGGCTACGGCCTGGGCGACATGAAGAGCACGCCCACGCAGCTCGACACTTCGGCCAGCTTTGTGCAGCTGCAGGAGCGTGCACGCCAGCTGCTCATCTCGCccacaaagcaacagcaaacgcaGCAGTCGCCTGATAAGCCAGGCAATGCCACTgtggagctgctgcaaatgattGAGGACTTTTGTCGCGAGGGCGACAAGGTGGTGGAGTGCAACAAGAAGGACCGCGAGGATCTGCAGTCACAGGTAAGAACACGCACTATAATctgtgtgccacgcccccttTAATCTGTGTGCTAAACGCatgcaagaaataaaaacgcCAGACAGCGCGTTTCTCTTTTGTTGACCCTTACCCTAACcgtactactactactaccaaCCTCATCATCAATCGACAGATCGACACTGCCGACAAGCAGCTAAAGGCCACGCGCCTGTTTCTGGAAGAACAGGCCGCTGAGCGCGAGCAGGAACGCGATGAGTTCCAGCGCGAGATTGAGCAATTGAAAGCGCAATTGCGCGACAAGGAAAAAGAGCGCAGCTCCTTTGCCAATGCCTCCGAGGAGGTGAGTGCTTGTCACTTCACTACGCAAGGCTGCTCTTCATCAGTtcttgctttgattttgttttccTTTGGGTTTTTCCTTTacgttttgattttgttgcggTTTcgtttctttctctctcactctgttattgttgctaacaaTTTGCACGTTCTAACAAATGgttaaatgtaatttgcacatttttacaCGCCTAACAAACTTTCTAGTTCATTTGACTGCACACAAACAGTTCATAaaattcaacttaatttcatttcaaaataaacaaaattgtttatgtttttattttatgcaaagctAAGCTGCACCTGTTTagtattttcaaaaaatattatacgcGCACTCGTAAAATGAGTGAAACTTTTGGGCCCCCAACTGCTTGCTCAATGGAGTCAAGGGCAGCCTGAATGATTGCCATACATATAGCTATAATGCTGAGGCACTCGTCTAAAGCTTTCGCAAGCTTGCTGCCATTCCTATTTATAGCgcagaaattaattaagtagCGAGGGAGCCATGCGAAAGATTTCCATTTACAAAGTGCTTAACCTT
The DNA window shown above is from Drosophila busckii strain San Diego stock center, stock number 13000-0081.31 chromosome 3L, ASM1175060v1, whole genome shotgun sequence and carries:
- the LOC108599530 gene encoding rootletin isoform X2 yields the protein MNIYTIYDWITSLLRPRSGSVCYKAIETPEDVAAASTATAAATTTATVAAVKPHVTVKSKSRTCGEAQHVHVDLIPTLNFNFQATATTTTTNSKAATSTDDAELAQHVAKTASATCAVNEDDADADNSSIRTYIVSSSFTTSSSTPYAVSSTDTAELLRQQNNLSLTEDEQTISSFSIEQPTSSMTIDMAEPQQQTATTTTRSEVTSSSDVLGRGATNNTTTTTTTTTSSSIEEEIEEALELSEGVEEQLRSNLDSTTDAKSSQAPREQSAKADSSEDAAQFRIDDAELSGGQLAQHFLVADDSDEEDEQEDEQQTLSEDDDDDDDDFDISLPLEGAKPVHSRHEESEEQPQGEESLSNQSTTDDVSDFVDEPQLVSSSAQLEQDHSLEEIVATNESIELSYEPEEHTISSTQQAEQLTDLDAVATPLTGSLQPLKLPQLQQPQLMEAKSARALETLQLQPERLELTMLDIADDSEEEECALQLMKLRLLALQQSQSQSQSQLELSGKASPTESPAPQVNLSGELKQMERVPMSEFSKDVLEDITEESERLLSLSTNAEEQQSLSIEESKTLLAAGKLASSSSVISLNMLQQLETQVQQLQQQLETKDNCLASLNLQLESARRETSTGPGSARDSSSLQTNSTEYRTLQEEYGAQTLDIYVELSRRDDMIAKLTESLQQSLGVREQLQTDAERLGGELQAMRRQLAEAMHKMKGSSDWEAQAGARLSEISMDLISESEDELAPHLPNDDDEHDLGVQPLPPEWPPAFSKQIEQFQKCLLPGELRPFLLVQRKFDDYLTQQLAQSKAEHAAELSRWQSEQQQSEATHTKQMEELRKYFEQRCADLEKQYSDEIFSHKSQQLGGDSSSECSEAEQLPLELPSKDSTPRKRKRAELLLSPSHRQLTPSGVDASKQCKDELEIAELKIFYQTHIHELKRGHEEQLRKLTERLRFYERRQVEDEDFVSTPTKLPPTCAEAATPAAAAGNTSLIIIDEDELNPNNESQVIQRIIAEYERRLQEQLALARQDIATELEQQIQSLLSESAANDQHWPKELILLREKFTAKSQLEITQLNIKHAEEMSRLKLEYEKQLNRKNKRHLTFDASRDLDNIISERDGLRELSKSFRHVLCRLAKCVANCEDDLNATLSEEVQRILTQSRGHESGEDVEHTLSSSLLQVSFNNTKRLVPDVHSLLELVEDPSLLQFIDSKSNEEQQEDFDLGDCLERLKSEAAYLLRLSEDLAPEVDEPEKQEHEQCCEAEDGLKTTAANGVLKILRTNSLNDQQLGEAHQRKSSQGVLLSKPHSSLPIDLQQHAGKAASELSFQLVELKNRLVKSETDRQKLQQQLSNTIDRNAELGHELQTLRDQLSQLNSLNHTDYAEGYGLGDMKSTPTQLDTSASFVQLQERARQLLISPTKQQQTQQSPDKPGNATVELLQMIEDFCREGDKVVECNKKDREDLQSQIDTADKQLKATRLFLEEQAAEREQERDEFQREIEQLKAQLRDKEKERSSFANASEEYAQLEAQLSEVNQKLAESNAKRDTFEVELKTSIDKIFMLREIISELETQVQTKSLNEQVLTEKSKQLEDYVQLQIRSNDALQQEVHSLKTDIGEGYQARIRQLEEKLQLERPSAEQSIVLTQLAEQLRDIETTLEQKTKTLESLHNSNTASNSCSLSATEDVSVHTKQPNMPRSAGGTPSPHHHSLTVEGVQRVSEKLDKHTRVEEAAIKRVRDLEMQVMQMRAGCVELQHERDSLQGRIDEQTERISTLQSRLEEQRQRAEQLHRAGTSDLNSRNHELQNELRNLSEQLAARDKQMAMLQQQLQRSKDEITRLEAELGQRSQPDRSLVQRLEAELQQLKEKMRNETVQRLAMPDLMETMLADKNDEIDHLQQQLEAKERELQAAKEQISPKQDVSGKHSGRTLSDIGSITEFPEPEVDRRAVQRSPSATLQLPDNAGGFLHQTMETSKEAVANLTYKRTDDLSGFVLAHPVNTFEHPHYFQDQHALGVTAQSSGNLTPGLVPRHINFSNLTEDSKLKTPCMLQQTPELPKALTPMPELLQLQQQLNDLEQQKQQQRTQLERNVAELKEQLQQQQQSEQQYKQRISALESKLLETAALEASERENLRRELNVVSAAHDQYVQQQQQTAAARQQQIETLTAELRSKTEQLQTVERELERLKHSEQSSRLYSVDEIAQQVEKELNYSAQLDSNIRKAIESEEENNLDHKLQQKEVQTDDEQVARTGHGTDDENFTGERELLNQLEALRAQLAVQREQCETMAQELHGEKLHSQDIQEQDVLIIEAMRKRLETVLDTEDELHKQLDMERERCERLQTQLTSLQRAESRRNSSMLKSPVDSPRKSPRADFESELSERLRSELKLLTAQNERERERSADAQRNSERERQRYEKELQERVAYCERLKQEMDKLARDKESAELELEHFNERLTLQANEIESLESRMVAMQEAETRRASTRTRQHQEQAKLQAELLELQSKLLAAESAKETLEQKIAQLRYDVTRSAQRETKLTEALAQANDRLAHSTEDTVPAQFLQKMKDINALLAENTQENRQMAETVQYLVGERIALQKKCEELGSNGVGELEERCRQLLGRYLRVESHRKALVYQKRYLKLTLESYQASEQLALQTLPGSQLPASQQQQRTKKKLFKTVALAIIAIQRIKYIGRIWHTGKRIVSKSVFTITQQRSAANMNANASAASNANLNLNNNLPTNANIGRSSKLCNGPIPYWRQLVNFSALQPIVLANDYSLQKPHCHNNNNNNNTNNNNNNKDNDSDLPTLAKLDWPIAQKPKRINARHH